Proteins from a single region of Punica granatum isolate Tunisia-2019 chromosome 8, ASM765513v2, whole genome shotgun sequence:
- the LOC116187390 gene encoding protein LATERAL ORGAN BOUNDARIES has translation MSSSNSSYNSPCAACKFLRRKCMPGCIFAPYFPPEEPQKFVNVHKIFGASNVTKLLNELPPHQREDAVNSLAYEAEARVRDPVYGCVGAISFLQRQVQRLQKELDAANADLIRYAYNGAIPPSALPPGTTSMQPVLPVARRRSSMEFAADPGSISNGGGGFFQPPPYSLPWDNNLSGDINGGGGGGGSMI, from the coding sequence ATGTCGTCATCGAACAGCTCCTACAACTCACCCTGTGCCGCGTGCAAGTTCCTGCGGAGGAAGTGCATGCCCGGCTGCATATTTGCACCCTACTTCCCTCCTGAGGAGCCCCAGAAATTCGTGAATGTTCACAAGATTTTCGGGGCGAGCAACGTGACTAAGCTGCTCAACGAGCTCCCACCGCATCAGCGGGAGGACGCAGTCAACTCCCTGGCCTACGAGGCAGAGGCCAGGGTGAGGGACCCGGTATACGGCTGCGTGGGAGCTATCTCCTTCCTCCAGAGACAGGTCCAGAGGCTCCAGAAGGAACTTGATGCAGCCAATGCGGATCTCATCCGTTACGCATACAACGGCGCCATCCCTCCATCGGCTTTGCCTCCCGGGACAACCTCAATGCAGCCAGTACTACCTGTGGCTCGCCGGCGGTCCTCAATGGAGTTTGCCGCAGACCCAGGCAGCATAAGCAACGGAGGGGGCGGCTTCTTTCAACCTCCTCCATATTCCCTTCCGTGGGACAACAACCTCTCGGGAGACATCAAtggaggtggaggaggaggtggtAGTATGATATGA